The genome window ATTTCGTCTTTTTCTGATGTTGTTTCATTACTTAATGGTCCAAAATTAGGCATAAGCATTTTATCTACATTCATTTTAGACTGCTGATGAAGTAATGACCCTCTAAGTAATACGCTTAAATTAACAGAGTCGTCCAGTTGTAGAAAAATGACATTATCATTATTAATTAGACTACCTAACGTTGATTCGGTAAATAGCCATAATTGGAAATGTTCATTAAGTAAAATAGGTTGTTCAAATTGCTGTTTCAGAGCCTCAACAATAGTGCAGTCTAACTCGGTTTGTCCTAATTGAGTAATATGGGTTTTAGTTTGATCAATTTTTCCTACTACGCTTACCGAAACTGCCAGTATACGATGTTGATCTAACGGAGAATGCCAAAAGAAATCTTTTAAGCAGAGCAGGGTATATTCGGATAAATCGGTATAGTGTTGCTCAGTTAAAGGATATGCTTTAGATTGAATAGCTTTGCCATTTAATTCACAAAGTGAAATTTCGATTCTTTCAGGTGAAATCGTAAAACATAATAATTGCCAAAAAAAGTTAGAAACCGCTAAACCTACAGCAGGACGACCTCTTGAACTGCTATTTTGAACAGAACGTTCCAAAATGAATTTGTTATCGATGAGGGATTTTGTGAGGTTTGTGATAGAAGCTGGTGCGAGTCCCGAAAGTTTTGCCAAATCTGTACGGGAAATAAGCTCAAATTGTTCCAC of Actinobacillus arthritidis contains these proteins:
- a CDS encoding ROK family protein, giving the protein MISDNKTLHLGTIYRLVEQFELISRTDLAKLSGLAPASITNLTKSLIDNKFILERSVQNSSSRGRPAVGLAVSNFFWQLLCFTISPERIEISLCELNGKAIQSKAYPLTEQHYTDLSEYTLLCLKDFFWHSPLDQHRILAVSVSVVGKIDQTKTHITQLGQTELDCTIVEALKQQFEQPILLNEHFQLWLFTESTLGSLINNDNVIFLQLDDSVNLSVLLRGSLLHQQSKMNVDKMLMPNFGPLSNETTSEKDEIQRYQLKNQITFTAITRLVDKYLPNQCHTQKDKIDWLCEQVEQENSEALKILSHISNNLAYVLMNLINIFSTEKIMLNSPLLRIKHKLFEQIQTRLQKDLLLSHLQIDLVTSQFEWNSPLIACSAIKQGIYEGNLIKNIIQP